The Psychroflexus sp. ALD_RP9 region TCCAAATACGGTTGAACTTATGGTCATTAGAAATATCAGTGTAAATATCTTTTTCATTTTTTGTGTGTTTCTCGGTTTTCTTAAATTGTTTACAACGGTTTTGTGTATGGAAAGTTGCGGTTTTGTGTGCGAGGATTTTCCGAAGGAAAATCAGATGTAACAAAAATGCAACTACCTTTGTTTAAGCACTAATGTAGCAATTTTTTATACACGTTGTTGCCACACGTTTTTATTCTTAATTTTTTTCAATCAGTTTTATATTCCGAATTTTACTATTTCCGACTTCGCTCATTTTCCAATTCATTTCCAAGTTCATTCTATACAATTCAGGAATAGAATCTAAATCAATTTCGTAATATTTATTTTCACTAACTTCTAAAATCACTCCAGAAAGTTTAGCAGGCGGTTCGTCAGTCCAAATAATTTCCGTTATTTTTTTCTCAAAATCTTTGTAAAATATTGACAATTCAGCGTTTTGATATTTAGAAAGTTCGGTTTTTTTAATTCCGATTTGTTTTTGAGAATCTTCTTTAACTCCTTTTGCAAAGCCATACATTTCAATTCCGAAATAAGTAATTCCGACAATTATAATTCCAATTATTGTTATAAAAATTCCTTTTTTCATTGGTTCGCTCAAATGTGTGGCAACGATCTTGGCTATGGTTTCGTTACGGAATGGTACGCGAGTATCATTCCGCCGTAACCATAAAATTAGCAAAAAGGCTTGAAATTCCGATTAGGAATTTCAGCCGTAATGAACTATAGCCGTTGTTGTAAGTAGTATTTTTTAATAATATTCATTTATAATTCGAAATCTCATCGTATTTCCAATTCGTTAGATTTAGCTTTTTGAAAGCTCTAAATACTTTCCGCTTTTTTAATTCCAATATAATCACACCGCAATCTGCGCTCGTTCCGTACAATGCTTGTCTATTGTCATCAGTCCATATTTCTACATTGCGAATATTACTTTCCGAAATTAGTTCTGTGACAGAATCAGTAAGTTCAGAATCAATTGGGTTTTCAATTCGGAATGCTATTACATTATTCTTGTATTTTATCAAGTAAAGCGGTTTACAGAAACCTTTCTTTCTTATCTTGCTAAGACTGTCCAATTTTGGAAATCTCGAAACAGTTATTCCGTCCGAAAAACTCCATTTAATATATACGTTCACATCATTAGTCAGCCGATTATTTATCAAATCAATTTTTTCCGCAAGTAATTCGGTTTTTTTGAGTGATTCAAACCATAATTTGTTCTCATTTTCAGTCAAAATCAATTTTTCACTTTGAGCTAAACTGCAAATTGATTTTAGAATTAAAAATGTTAGCAAAAAGTGTTTCATAATATTACTTACAACGGTCTTGGCTATGATGTCGTTGCGGAATCATTCGTAGAATTATTCCGCTGGTAAACGAAAATACTATTTTAACTGGAATTTTCAATAGAAAATTCCAAACCGCAATGCATTATAGCCGTTGTTGCATACAGGTACGACACGCACTGATTGGAACGAAGCGATTTTCACGTTTCAGAATTTTTTTCACATAGCTATTTAATTCTGTTGAGTAGAGCAGAAGTTAATCTATATAAATCTAAATTTTCAAATTCTGTTTTCAAGAGTGAATTCATCTGTTTTCAAACTTGCTAAAATTCAGCTGCGTTGATTTTCCGAGTTTTACATTTCAAGTTCAGATAGTTGCTCAATGCTCAACATTTGTCAAAAGTCAAATTTAGAATTTTTTTTTATTCAGATTAGAGAACCAACTTTCGCTAGAATCAAAATTTTGACTTTAAAAACAGTTTTCAGTTCGTTTCAGGTAATGCTTGGTAAATTCAGATTTTCAACTTTCATTTATCCGACCCGAGTTTTTTCCGAGTACTTGTGTGCAACGGATTGGTGTATGGTTAGTGGCGACTAAAAATACACGAACCTTTCTTATTCAATCGTAAAATTACCAAAAAAATTCGGACTTTGCGATTTAGCCCAAATCTCGCCATTAACTATACACCGTGTTACCCACAGGCTTTCCTGCGTCCTGCTTGGTTTTCAGCGTTGGCAAAGACATACTCTTTTGCAATTTTTAAATAGAGCATTGGCTGGTGCGAATTGCAAATGTGTATGGCTTTTAGTATTGGCTTATCCATTCACAAATATGTGGTTTGTAAATAAAGTATGAGGTGCGCTCACTAAATTTATGTCAAATTTCAATGATGGTTCAACCCTAGAACTAGCATTATGAATTCTAAATGATATTTGCCAACCTTCGTTTAAAGAAACCAATAATGTTGTGGTTGAGTTCTCTTGATAGACAATTTCGATTAATCTTGTCGGTAATTTTAATTTAGGAATCTTTGCTTTTGGTTTGACTTTTTCAAATGGCAGATTCAGAGTTCCGTGTAAATTATATGCTTGAATTTCAACTTTCTTTTTTCCTTTAATGACTTTGTAAAAATCCTGATTACCAATTAAGTATTGCACTAAATTTTCTGCTACAACATTTGGATTTTCTTTGTCAAGACGAAGCAGTTCTTTTCGAAAAGCATTCAATATTGGAATATATACAACTTCGTGCATATTCTCAATAGAAGTCCATTTTGTTGATTTATCTTCAGCTCTTAAATCTGTAAGCATATCGAAAATTGGTTTAATTTCCTGAAAATAATCTTGAGAACAACTAACGCCAAGCCATTTTTCTCCAAAATTTATTTTTTGTGATAATCTTGAATGTTTTACTGCTCTATGATTATTTTTAGCCGAAATACCGATTTCCCATTTTTGTATCGAGCGAATTATCAAAACATCTCGAACGTCTCCAGTTTGACCAGCTTTATCGCTTACTAATTC contains the following coding sequences:
- a CDS encoding HaeIII family restriction endonuclease; the protein is MASQTVNGKAFEYALLIEFHERLNKITSVSITMNEPYNTAKGFFDGFSENEQDTFRITASASINFLIDIEPRLSNGINKDDILVLELVSDKAGQTGDVRDVLIIRSIQKWEIGISAKNNHRAVKHSRLSQKINFGEKWLGVSCSQDYFQEIKPIFDMLTDLRAEDKSTKWTSIENMHEVVYIPILNAFRKELLRLDKENPNVVAENLVQYLIGNQDFYKVIKGKKKVEIQAYNLHGTLNLPFEKVKPKAKIPKLKLPTRLIEIVYQENSTTTLLVSLNEGWQISFRIHNASSRVEPSLKFDINLVSAPHTLFTNHIFVNG